Proteins found in one Tsukamurella paurometabola DSM 20162 genomic segment:
- a CDS encoding DUF2339 domain-containing protein, producing the protein MTATESRIARLAAELDVTVRRLQWMQVELGRIATDVRSPLPPTSQPPRPVASPAPGPAPVAAAAWPPPPGSAQTMFPQPVPAQSMPSRLTLPGAPQPTPSGASPFTVGRVLAGAGVFVTLVGVALLLVLAAQAGLLGPAVRVGLGGALAVGLFGGALWMHQRPGGSVGANALAATAVAAAYLDIVAITGIYHWVHPAAGLAVSGLIALGGLALASRWNSQWLGIAVFAPIYLLAPPLAESGYLLGGFVVILAIASIGVRRPADWQWLHLIRSVGTSATLVVLAALAGPTEALPALGAAVLAAMVGLLAAADPAARSARAWPLVWGGVTAALPVLAAVPAAPEWAAGGAVAALTASAIAIGLLPGTVRTVRAVWFAAGAIAALVGVCVLVPFVWVPAALLALGTTALLASGRDPVAAWCGCALGGIGVVLAAGVFGPTVAATSSETVRAAGTAAVLAASALGIAFGTAVVSRIPAVTPAGRRTAALITGSIVVLCSVTALLVNAGWALGGADGMRWGHGLATVTWMTVGAAAVLLRRPDAGHATTVAGLVMIGAAVAKLFLFDLASLDGAVRVIAFLAVGVALLAVGAIYAARGERSDGDAG; encoded by the coding sequence ATGACCGCAACCGAATCCCGGATCGCCCGGCTCGCCGCCGAGTTGGATGTGACCGTGCGCCGCCTCCAGTGGATGCAGGTGGAACTAGGACGGATCGCCACCGACGTGCGCTCCCCGCTTCCGCCGACATCGCAGCCGCCGCGTCCCGTCGCTTCACCGGCGCCCGGTCCGGCGCCGGTCGCAGCCGCCGCCTGGCCGCCGCCCCCGGGGTCTGCGCAGACCATGTTCCCGCAGCCGGTGCCTGCTCAGTCGATGCCTTCGCGGCTGACGCTCCCCGGGGCGCCGCAGCCGACGCCGTCCGGTGCCTCGCCATTCACCGTGGGCCGGGTGCTCGCCGGTGCCGGTGTGTTCGTCACCCTCGTCGGAGTGGCGCTGCTGCTCGTTCTCGCCGCACAGGCCGGTCTGCTCGGGCCGGCGGTGCGGGTGGGTCTCGGCGGCGCGCTGGCCGTCGGCTTGTTCGGTGGGGCCCTCTGGATGCACCAGCGGCCGGGCGGTTCGGTGGGCGCGAACGCGCTGGCCGCCACTGCCGTTGCAGCGGCCTACCTCGATATCGTCGCGATCACCGGGATCTACCACTGGGTGCACCCGGCGGCCGGGCTCGCGGTGTCAGGGCTGATCGCGCTCGGCGGTCTCGCGCTCGCCTCACGGTGGAACTCGCAATGGTTGGGCATCGCCGTCTTCGCTCCGATCTATCTGCTCGCCCCGCCGCTCGCCGAATCCGGCTATCTACTCGGCGGATTCGTCGTGATTCTCGCCATCGCCTCGATCGGCGTGCGCCGGCCCGCCGATTGGCAGTGGTTGCACCTGATCCGTTCCGTCGGCACCTCCGCCACACTCGTGGTCCTCGCCGCGCTGGCCGGGCCGACTGAGGCGCTCCCGGCGCTCGGTGCGGCCGTTCTGGCGGCGATGGTAGGGCTGCTGGCCGCCGCTGATCCCGCCGCTCGGTCGGCCCGGGCCTGGCCACTGGTGTGGGGTGGGGTGACGGCCGCCCTGCCCGTGCTCGCCGCGGTGCCCGCCGCGCCGGAATGGGCGGCCGGTGGTGCCGTCGCCGCGCTGACCGCGTCGGCGATCGCGATCGGGTTGCTCCCCGGCACTGTGCGCACGGTGCGCGCGGTGTGGTTCGCCGCCGGTGCGATCGCCGCGCTGGTGGGCGTGTGCGTGCTGGTGCCCTTCGTGTGGGTTCCCGCCGCCCTGCTCGCGCTCGGCACGACCGCCCTGCTCGCCTCGGGCCGCGATCCCGTGGCCGCCTGGTGCGGCTGCGCGCTGGGCGGTATCGGCGTTGTGCTCGCGGCCGGGGTCTTCGGGCCCACCGTCGCGGCCACTTCGTCGGAGACGGTGCGCGCGGCCGGTACCGCTGCGGTTCTGGCCGCGTCGGCGCTCGGCATCGCGTTCGGTACGGCCGTGGTGTCGCGGATCCCGGCGGTGACTCCCGCGGGTCGGCGTACCGCCGCGCTCATCACCGGGAGCATCGTCGTGCTGTGTTCGGTCACCGCGCTGCTGGTGAATGCCGGTTGGGCGCTCGGCGGTGCGGACGGGATGCGCTGGGGCCACGGCCTGGCCACCGTCACCTGGATGACGGTGGGCGCCGCCGCGGTGCTGCTCCGCCGCCCGGATGCCGGGCACGCCACCACCGTGGCGGGACTGGTGATGATCGGGGCGGCAGTGGCCAAGCTCTTCCTGTTCGACCTGGCCTCGCTCGACGGTGCCGTGCGCGTGATCGCCTTCCTGGCCGTCGGTGTCGCACTCCTGGCGGTGGGTGCGATCTACGCGGCGCGCGGCGAGCGCTCGGACGGCGATGCCGGTTGA
- a CDS encoding alpha/beta hydrolase, whose protein sequence is MTDKPTIVLVHGFWGGAAHWAGVIVELRKRGYPELRAVENPLTSLQDDAERTRKMVAQVEGPVILVGHSYGGAVITEAGNQPNVVGLVYVAAFAPDAGESPGGITQENPPAGAAALAPDSDGYLWIKQDLFHENFAQDLSADDALVMAVTQKAPLASTFGDAVTDPAWRHKPSWYQVSTEDRMIHPDNERRMAERINPRGVIELDASHASLASHPAAIADLIDAAVAGTAS, encoded by the coding sequence ATGACTGACAAGCCGACCATCGTCCTCGTTCATGGGTTCTGGGGCGGCGCCGCTCACTGGGCCGGAGTGATCGTCGAACTCCGCAAGCGGGGCTACCCCGAGCTTCGGGCGGTGGAGAACCCGTTGACCTCCCTGCAGGACGACGCCGAGCGCACCCGGAAGATGGTGGCGCAGGTGGAGGGGCCGGTGATCTTGGTGGGGCACTCGTACGGCGGTGCCGTGATCACCGAAGCCGGCAACCAGCCGAACGTGGTGGGGCTGGTGTACGTCGCCGCGTTCGCCCCGGATGCGGGGGAGAGCCCCGGCGGGATCACTCAGGAGAACCCGCCGGCCGGTGCCGCGGCGCTTGCTCCCGATTCCGACGGCTACCTGTGGATCAAGCAGGATCTGTTCCACGAGAATTTCGCTCAGGATCTGTCGGCCGATGATGCGCTGGTCATGGCGGTCACCCAGAAGGCGCCGCTGGCATCCACGTTCGGCGATGCGGTCACCGATCCGGCCTGGCGGCACAAGCCGAGCTGGTACCAGGTGTCGACGGAGGATCGGATGATCCACCCCGACAACGAGCGGCGCATGGCCGAACGGATCAATCCGCGCGGTGTCATCGAATTGGACGCCAGTCATGCCTCGCTGGCTTCGCACCCGGCGGCGATCGCCGATCTGATCGACGCCGCCGTAGCGGGGACCGCGAGCTAG
- a CDS encoding helix-turn-helix transcriptional regulator yields the protein MPDSMQFFADRPDAPPDALSELLRSVRLRGVRAARFARAHGFTHRASGRRVVYLAVTAGLTVTVADQQVGLNPGDLLLLARGDDHSVRGRGETEWVRGEFDVDSPVADPVLAVLPPVIRCAADDPGSQWLPLSMDLLLDEARLPRPGGDVMSARILDLLFIHALRHWAATGSTSRPGWLTAAMDQHIGPALTAIHAHPERQWTVAELARIALLSRSAFAARFTRLLGVAPAGYVADRRLDRAAELLRDSALPVGDVGRTVGYGSEAGFSRAFARRFGVPPRAWRRATEA from the coding sequence ATGCCTGATTCGATGCAGTTCTTTGCAGATCGTCCAGATGCACCACCGGATGCCCTGTCGGAACTTTTGCGATCGGTACGCCTGCGTGGCGTCCGCGCGGCGCGCTTCGCACGCGCACACGGCTTCACCCATCGCGCCTCGGGTCGGCGCGTGGTGTACCTCGCCGTGACTGCCGGTCTCACGGTGACGGTGGCCGACCAGCAGGTCGGGTTGAATCCCGGCGACCTCCTACTCCTGGCCCGCGGCGACGATCACAGCGTTCGCGGCCGTGGTGAAACCGAATGGGTGCGTGGAGAATTCGACGTCGACTCACCGGTGGCCGATCCCGTTCTCGCGGTGCTTCCACCGGTGATCCGGTGCGCGGCAGACGACCCCGGATCGCAGTGGCTGCCGCTGAGTATGGATCTACTGCTCGATGAAGCGCGTCTGCCGCGGCCGGGCGGCGACGTGATGTCCGCCCGAATCCTCGACCTACTGTTCATTCACGCACTGCGACACTGGGCGGCAACGGGTTCCACGTCAAGGCCGGGGTGGCTCACAGCGGCGATGGACCAGCACATCGGTCCGGCGTTGACCGCGATCCACGCCCATCCCGAGCGACAGTGGACGGTGGCCGAGCTGGCGCGGATCGCACTGCTCTCGCGGTCGGCTTTCGCCGCCCGGTTCACCCGGCTGCTCGGCGTGGCCCCTGCCGGCTACGTCGCGGACCGCCGATTGGACCGAGCCGCGGAGTTGCTGCGCGATTCCGCGTTGCCGGTCGGTGACGTGGGGCGCACCGTGGGTTACGGGTCCGAAGCAGGGTTCAGCCGCGCCTTCGCCCGCCGGTTCGGCGTACCACCGCGGGCCTGGCGACGCGCGACGGAGGCCTGA
- a CDS encoding MarR family winged helix-turn-helix transcriptional regulator: protein MTVKSGITPRPASPASADSAADEALAAQWHQLMRDYSRMSCALDRALSAHDLTSSEFEVLEQLSRAGASGLRMADLADRVHLSQSALSRLVARLERDGLAIRTMCSSDRRSVFTAITEEGGRRYCDARPTQRAVLRAEVATCQVGEYLCGEENPGD, encoded by the coding sequence ATGACGGTCAAAAGCGGCATCACGCCCCGGCCCGCATCCCCGGCCTCGGCGGATTCCGCAGCGGACGAGGCGCTGGCCGCGCAGTGGCATCAGCTGATGCGCGACTACTCGCGGATGTCCTGCGCACTCGACCGGGCACTCAGCGCCCACGACCTGACCTCATCCGAATTCGAGGTCCTCGAACAGCTCTCACGCGCCGGCGCGAGCGGACTGCGCATGGCCGACCTCGCCGATCGGGTCCACCTGTCCCAATCCGCTCTCTCACGCCTGGTCGCCCGGCTCGAACGCGACGGCCTCGCCATCCGGACGATGTGCTCATCCGACCGGCGGTCGGTGTTCACCGCGATCACCGAGGAGGGCGGGCGCCGCTACTGCGACGCCCGCCCCACCCAGCGGGCCGTGCTCCGCGCCGAGGTCGCCACCTGCCAGGTGGGTGAATACCTCTGCGGCGAAGAGAATCCGGGCGACTAG
- a CDS encoding MFS transporter: MTSNVSAADPSATHDIGASRRNHPLVTVVILCFGGMVAALMQSLVIPIQPELPQLLNTSTANASWVITATLLAAAVAMPVGGRLADMTGKRPVLILSAALLVAGSLAAALSDGLVMMLVGRVLQGLAMAFIPVGISMMREVTPPSMTATAVAAMSATLGVGGAIGLPLSAWIAQTYDWHMLFWVSSVLAALILAAVVFVLPNGAPGVGGRIDVIGTVGLAVGLVGALVAISKGNDWGWTSVGTLTLGLGGVVVLVAWGAYELRHDDPLVDLRTSARPRVLITNIATITIGFGMMAMMLCVPQIMEYPTATGFGLGKSLLEAGLWMMPGGIMMMIFAPVSSILIRKIGPTYTLAIGALVVSLGYVLAYLMMDAAWKLSLASIVGTVGVAIAYAAMPTIIMSAVPQNETGAAIGLNALMRSLGTTICSAVAAAIISAKSVTMAGHVVPTAGAFQTIFVVAAVAALAAAVIAVFIPRGTTGEAGVPAPEMAGSTARD; this comes from the coding sequence CTCGCGCCGCAACCACCCGCTCGTAACCGTCGTCATCCTGTGTTTCGGCGGCATGGTCGCCGCGCTCATGCAATCGCTGGTGATCCCCATCCAGCCCGAGCTACCCCAGCTGCTCAACACCTCGACCGCCAACGCCTCCTGGGTGATCACCGCGACCCTGCTCGCCGCCGCCGTCGCCATGCCGGTCGGCGGGCGCCTCGCCGATATGACCGGTAAACGCCCCGTCCTCATCCTCAGTGCCGCTCTCCTGGTGGCCGGATCGCTCGCCGCCGCGCTGTCCGATGGTCTGGTGATGATGCTCGTCGGTCGCGTGCTGCAGGGTCTCGCGATGGCGTTCATCCCGGTCGGTATCAGCATGATGCGTGAGGTGACCCCGCCGTCGATGACGGCCACCGCCGTCGCCGCGATGAGCGCCACCCTCGGCGTGGGCGGTGCCATCGGCCTACCGCTCTCGGCCTGGATCGCCCAGACCTACGACTGGCACATGTTGTTCTGGGTCTCCTCCGTGCTCGCGGCGCTGATCCTCGCGGCGGTGGTCTTCGTGCTGCCCAACGGCGCGCCCGGCGTCGGCGGCCGGATCGACGTGATCGGCACCGTCGGGTTGGCCGTCGGCCTGGTCGGCGCGCTCGTCGCGATCAGCAAGGGCAACGACTGGGGCTGGACCTCGGTGGGCACCCTCACGCTGGGCCTCGGCGGCGTGGTGGTCCTGGTGGCCTGGGGCGCCTACGAACTCCGGCACGACGATCCGCTGGTCGATCTGCGCACCTCCGCGCGGCCGCGGGTGCTCATCACCAACATCGCGACCATCACCATCGGCTTCGGGATGATGGCCATGATGCTGTGCGTCCCGCAGATCATGGAGTACCCCACCGCCACCGGCTTCGGCCTGGGCAAGTCGCTGCTCGAAGCGGGGCTGTGGATGATGCCGGGCGGCATCATGATGATGATCTTCGCCCCGGTCTCCAGCATCCTGATCCGCAAGATCGGCCCCACCTACACCCTGGCCATCGGCGCGCTGGTGGTCTCGCTGGGCTACGTGCTCGCCTACCTGATGATGGACGCGGCGTGGAAGCTGTCGTTGGCCAGCATCGTCGGCACGGTCGGTGTCGCCATCGCCTACGCCGCCATGCCCACCATCATCATGTCGGCGGTGCCGCAGAACGAGACCGGTGCCGCGATCGGCCTCAATGCGCTGATGCGCTCGCTCGGTACCACCATCTGCTCGGCTGTGGCCGCCGCGATCATCTCCGCGAAGTCGGTCACCATGGCGGGGCACGTTGTCCCCACCGCCGGCGCCTTCCAGACCATCTTCGTAGTCGCCGCCGTCGCCGCTCTGGCCGCCGCCGTGATCGCGGTCTTCATCCCGCGCGGCACCACCGGCGAGGCTGGCGTTCCGGCGCCGGAGATGGCGGGAAGTACCGCGCGCGACTGA